Proteins found in one Gardnerella vaginalis ATCC 14018 = JCM 11026 genomic segment:
- a CDS encoding type II toxin-antitoxin system HicA family toxin, protein MQQTEYIDTICNTTYNFINTKNTLLTGGEMSQWDKLLKRILSLSKDMRFEELKKVLEAYGYEMCNPRSGSSHYTFRKNHANPITIPKHEPIKKIYVEMVKSVVEAEDEEIKEENQIW, encoded by the coding sequence ATGCAGCAAACCGAATACATTGACACCATATGTAACACCACTTATAATTTTATAAACACCAAAAACACGCTATTAACTGGGGGTGAAATGTCGCAATGGGACAAATTACTTAAGCGAATACTTAGCTTATCTAAAGATATGAGATTTGAGGAATTGAAAAAAGTGCTAGAAGCCTACGGATATGAAATGTGCAATCCAAGAAGCGGAAGCAGTCATTATACTTTTCGCAAAAATCACGCCAACCCAATTACAATTCCTAAGCATGAACCAATCAAAAAGATATACGTAGAAATGGTGAAATCTGTAGTAGAAGCAGAAGACGAAGAAATAAAAGAGGAAAATCAAATATGGTGA
- a CDS encoding type II toxin-antitoxin system HicB family antitoxin has protein sequence MVKTLTNKTLSYYMSLPYKLEIVKDPDEGGFVSYYPDLPGCMSSGESEQEAAANAQDAKKAWLEAALQSKVNIKEPSYHEINDYSGQFKLRLPKELHRQLSEQSQAEGISMNQYCVYLLSQNNAIERVLERA, from the coding sequence ATGGTGAAAACACTTACGAATAAAACGCTTAGCTACTACATGTCACTCCCATACAAGCTGGAGATTGTAAAAGATCCAGATGAAGGCGGATTTGTGTCCTACTACCCTGATTTGCCAGGGTGCATGAGTTCTGGAGAATCCGAACAAGAAGCAGCAGCAAATGCGCAGGATGCTAAAAAGGCTTGGCTGGAAGCCGCACTTCAAAGCAAAGTAAACATAAAAGAGCCGTCTTACCATGAGATAAATGATTATTCTGGGCAATTCAAATTGCGTCTTCCTAAAGAATTACACAGACAATTGTCTGAGCAATCTCAAGCCGAAGGCATAAGCATGAACCAGTATTGCGTTTATCTTCTTTCGCAAAACAACGCTATTGAGCGCGTGCTTGAGCGAGCATAG
- a CDS encoding pyroglutamyl-peptidase I, whose product MRILITGFTPFDNESINPSWEIAQSVHAPEGVELVRLQIPTEFNKGAQKVIEKIEEVHPNAVLSLGQFGGSACFNVEYVGINCRAARIPDNSGYKPWYEPVVQDGDVAYKATLPVVNIVDALNKAKLPASVSFSAGAYVCNDVLYSVCHYCQTKKLPIKSGFIHVPYLPEQILNKPSTSSMSLADMLRGIEIALQVIASDC is encoded by the coding sequence ATGCGTATTTTGATTACTGGTTTTACGCCGTTTGATAATGAGTCTATAAATCCGTCGTGGGAGATTGCGCAATCAGTGCATGCGCCTGAGGGTGTGGAACTTGTTCGTTTGCAGATTCCTACGGAATTTAACAAGGGTGCGCAAAAAGTTATTGAGAAAATAGAGGAAGTTCATCCTAATGCTGTGCTTTCGTTAGGGCAATTTGGCGGTTCTGCTTGTTTTAATGTCGAGTATGTTGGTATTAACTGTAGAGCTGCGCGCATACCGGATAATAGTGGATATAAGCCTTGGTATGAGCCTGTTGTGCAAGATGGTGATGTGGCTTATAAAGCGACTTTGCCAGTTGTAAACATAGTTGATGCTTTAAATAAAGCAAAATTGCCGGCGTCTGTGTCTTTTTCTGCGGGCGCATACGTGTGTAATGACGTGCTTTACAGTGTTTGTCATTATTGCCAGACTAAGAAATTGCCGATCAAGAGCGGTTTCATTCACGTTCCGTATTTGCCTGAGCAGATTCTCAATAAGCCGAGTACGAGTTCTATGAGTTTAGCTGATATGCTTCGAGGTATTGAAATTGCGTTGCAAGTGATTGCGAGTGATTGCTAG
- the nox gene encoding H2O-forming NADH oxidase, which translates to MTKIIQIGANHAGTACANTILSYPGNDLTIYDQNSNISFLCCGMALWIGKQIQSSDGLFYQKPEDFVKKGAKVNLESKVLDIDYAKKEVTVELKDGTVIHDSYDKLVLATGSLPNKPRIKGIDLENVQMVKLFQNAQTVIAKLQERDFNNVVVLGGGYIGVELAEAFKRLGKNVTLIDMEDHILNGYFDPEFSDNLKQIMEDKGIKFELGQAVEEIVGDTEVKAVKTSKGTYDADMVICAIGFHPNVALGKDHLKQYENGAFLVDKKQQTSDPDVYAIGDCATIYDNARDRVNYIALATNAVRSGLIAGHNVCGTPVETEGVQGSSAMMIYDYKLVCTGLSLTAAQKEGMDVDYVDFEDTQKPAFMEVENPKVKIRIVYKKDSKVIVGCQLASNYDMSAAIHLFSLAIQKKVTIKELALCDIFFMPHFNQPYNYITMAAYTALLKG; encoded by the coding sequence ATGACCAAGATTATTCAGATTGGCGCAAATCATGCTGGCACTGCCTGCGCTAACACCATTTTGAGCTACCCAGGAAACGATCTTACAATTTACGATCAGAATAGCAACATTTCCTTCCTTTGCTGCGGTATGGCTTTGTGGATTGGAAAGCAGATTCAAAGCAGCGATGGTCTGTTCTACCAGAAGCCAGAAGATTTCGTTAAAAAGGGCGCAAAAGTAAATCTTGAAAGCAAAGTTCTAGACATTGATTACGCAAAGAAAGAAGTTACTGTAGAGCTTAAAGACGGCACTGTTATTCACGATTCTTACGATAAACTCGTTCTAGCTACTGGTAGCCTTCCAAACAAGCCACGCATTAAAGGCATTGACTTGGAAAACGTGCAAATGGTAAAGCTTTTCCAGAACGCGCAAACTGTTATTGCTAAGCTTCAAGAGCGCGATTTTAATAACGTTGTGGTTCTTGGCGGCGGCTACATTGGCGTGGAACTTGCGGAAGCTTTTAAGCGCCTTGGCAAGAACGTGACTCTTATTGACATGGAAGACCATATTCTTAACGGCTATTTTGACCCAGAGTTTTCCGATAATTTGAAGCAGATTATGGAAGATAAGGGCATTAAGTTTGAGCTTGGTCAAGCTGTTGAAGAGATTGTTGGAGATACTGAAGTTAAGGCTGTTAAAACAAGCAAGGGTACTTACGATGCCGACATGGTGATTTGTGCTATTGGATTCCACCCAAATGTTGCTCTTGGAAAAGATCATTTGAAGCAATACGAAAACGGCGCTTTCCTTGTTGATAAAAAGCAGCAAACTTCCGACCCAGACGTGTACGCTATTGGCGATTGCGCTACAATCTACGACAACGCTCGAGACCGCGTAAACTACATTGCGCTCGCTACTAATGCCGTTAGAAGCGGCTTGATTGCAGGCCACAACGTTTGCGGAACTCCTGTAGAAACCGAGGGCGTGCAAGGCTCTAGCGCAATGATGATTTACGACTACAAGCTTGTTTGCACTGGTTTGAGCTTAACGGCTGCTCAAAAAGAGGGCATGGACGTTGATTACGTTGATTTTGAGGATACTCAAAAGCCTGCGTTTATGGAAGTTGAGAATCCAAAAGTTAAGATTCGCATTGTTTACAAGAAGGATTCTAAGGTGATTGTTGGATGCCAATTGGCTTCTAACTACGATATGTCTGCAGCAATCCACCTGTTCTCTCTTGCTATTCAAAAGAAAGTCACGATTAAAGAGCTTGCATTGTGTGATATCTTCTTTATGCCTCACTTCAACCAGCCATACAATTACATTACGATGGCAGCTTACACGGCTTTGTTGAAGGGATGA
- a CDS encoding 4-hydroxybutyrate dehydrogenase yields the protein MKQLSIKPTIHKFENTRDFAQEFKLGKDDLVITNKYIWEPYFGDLNLDCNVIFQENYGKGEPSDEMVDAIVRDIHTTPRRVIGIGGGTVLDISKVCALKQTSPLEDLIDGKIPAQKGADLILVPTTCGTGSEVTNVAVFSLTKRNTKKGLANDSCYATDAVLIPELLKSLPDYVFATSSIDALTHSIESALSPIATELTKMFSYKACGLILQSYMRVVKEGSSAKAQVVSDLVSASLYAGIAFGNAGCGCVHAMAYPLGGTFHVAHGETNAALLTSVLRYYAKHEENSASAENTELSKLFDFMANILECQKADVLNNLDEVLNTILPKHKLHEYGMTKDMIRDWASSVVKEQQRLLKNSYMHMSEDAIAEVYASTF from the coding sequence ATGAAGCAGCTATCTATTAAGCCAACTATTCACAAATTTGAAAATACGCGCGATTTTGCGCAAGAATTTAAGCTTGGCAAAGACGATTTGGTTATTACAAACAAGTACATTTGGGAGCCTTATTTTGGCGATTTAAATCTTGATTGTAATGTGATTTTCCAAGAAAACTACGGCAAGGGCGAGCCAAGCGACGAAATGGTTGACGCGATTGTTCGAGATATTCACACTACTCCAAGGCGCGTGATTGGCATTGGCGGCGGCACTGTTTTGGATATTTCTAAAGTTTGCGCGTTAAAGCAAACAAGCCCGCTTGAAGACTTGATTGATGGCAAGATTCCTGCGCAAAAAGGCGCAGATCTTATTCTTGTTCCAACTACTTGCGGCACTGGTTCCGAAGTTACAAACGTTGCCGTGTTCTCGCTCACAAAGCGCAACACTAAAAAGGGTTTGGCAAACGATTCTTGCTACGCTACAGACGCGGTTCTTATTCCAGAATTGTTAAAGAGCCTGCCTGATTACGTTTTTGCAACCAGCTCTATTGATGCTCTTACGCATTCTATTGAGTCTGCACTCTCCCCTATTGCAACAGAGCTTACAAAAATGTTTAGTTACAAGGCTTGCGGTCTTATTTTGCAAAGCTACATGCGAGTTGTTAAGGAAGGTAGCAGCGCTAAAGCCCAAGTTGTAAGCGACTTGGTTTCGGCAAGTCTTTACGCTGGCATTGCATTTGGTAATGCCGGATGCGGTTGCGTGCACGCTATGGCTTATCCTCTTGGCGGCACTTTCCACGTGGCTCATGGCGAAACGAACGCCGCGCTTCTTACAAGCGTTTTGCGCTACTATGCTAAGCACGAAGAGAATAGCGCTAGCGCAGAAAACACTGAGCTTTCTAAGCTTTTTGACTTTATGGCAAATATTCTTGAATGCCAAAAAGCAGACGTATTAAACAATCTTGACGAAGTTCTTAACACGATTCTCCCTAAGCACAAGCTTCACGAGTATGGAATGACCAAAGACATGATTCGCGATTGGGCTTCAAGCGTTGTTAAAGAGCAGCAGCGACTTCTAAAGAACTCGTACATGCATATGAGCGAAGATGCTATTGCCGAAGTCTACGCATCTACTTTCTAA
- a CDS encoding TenA family protein, producing the protein MTARFTDELKNENIETWDAAIHHSFVNELVEGTIPDAVLAGYLIQDYRFLDSFLALLGAAVTTADTLDSRLVFSKYIGEVAGDENTYFVDAFNEFNTPESFRNKIPDTEATREFKKMFLDAAHSGHYAAVLAVLNVTEWIYLTWASNAEGKRPERKVHYQWIDLHDYEGFHKFVGFLRDELDRIGPKDADIAREYFARAVKLERMFFDNSYETPVAI; encoded by the coding sequence ATGACTGCACGATTTACCGACGAATTAAAAAATGAGAATATCGAAACATGGGATGCTGCTATTCATCATAGTTTTGTTAACGAGTTAGTTGAGGGCACTATTCCTGATGCTGTATTAGCTGGATATTTAATTCAAGACTACCGATTTTTAGATAGTTTCTTGGCTCTGCTTGGTGCTGCAGTTACGACAGCAGACACACTTGATTCTCGTCTCGTGTTTTCGAAATATATTGGTGAGGTAGCGGGAGATGAGAATACGTATTTTGTGGATGCGTTTAACGAATTTAATACTCCTGAATCTTTCCGCAATAAAATTCCAGACACTGAAGCAACTCGCGAATTTAAAAAGATGTTTTTAGACGCGGCTCACAGTGGACATTATGCTGCCGTGCTAGCCGTGTTAAACGTTACGGAATGGATATATCTTACGTGGGCATCAAATGCTGAAGGTAAGCGTCCTGAACGCAAGGTTCATTACCAGTGGATCGACCTGCATGATTATGAAGGATTCCACAAGTTTGTAGGGTTCTTGCGTGATGAGTTGGATCGTATTGGTCCTAAGGATGCTGATATTGCTCGAGAATATTTTGCGCGTGCAGTAAAGCTGGAGCGCATGTTCTTCGATAATTCGTATGAGACTCCTGTGGCAATCTAA